Proteins encoded within one genomic window of Paramisgurnus dabryanus chromosome 13, PD_genome_1.1, whole genome shotgun sequence:
- the lipeb gene encoding hormone-sensitive lipase isoform X2, translating to MSSDEVMDTKAVFTALYDVCEENATFFSGATKGQAGDATQRLVDSMRTIQEHARGLEPVIIGFAGIYHHFDFDPHIPANGYRSLVKVVRCCILHIIHKGRYITSNRRSIFFRASHNAAEMEAYCSALCQLRALLYLAQRLLHDNSHGNLFFQEESGLSQSFLREYASMHKGCFYGRCVGFQFTPSIRPSLQSITIGLVAFGENYKKHQSGIGVAASSFFTSGKYAIDPELRGQEYERITQNLDVHFWKTFWNITETEILSSLVCMTATQVKVNQALSVPPVPFDLPLASNPTRTVTVSPPTSHIGLGPVQMRLISHELREGQDSEKLLAMCRSEGGPISISLSLKTKRSPPSPWLLVHFHGGGFVAQTSKSHEPYLRGWSQDLNAPILSVDYSLAPEAPFPRALEECFYAYCWAIKNHNLLGWTGERVCLAGDSAGGNLCLTVSMRAASHGVRMPDGIVAAYPATLLTAYASPSRLLTLMDPLLPLSVLSRCLSAYAGTDPQVEKQVETLSTLSMVRRDTALLLRDIKQGATNWIHSFLDRGTADSVRQSVSEASLTSPHADPPVPAESKYSLEKVSMKSQTCQDLGIHMNSNPSEEKNANHLSATTANHSSILDITLTPESKPGDVSFFLCKEVDPVVSESFSSVAIPPPDGEEDSENPREFPVDFEPLRSEQLAEMTVQNSPIVRNPYMSPLLAPDSMLKGLPPVHIVACHLDPMLDDSVMFAKRLRNIGQPVTLCVVDDLPHGFLSLSQLSRETREATNICMERIKDVFTMKDPPPEMRKHRKLERTNQMGSANKSDQVQLSQAAAQEDEEEGLVVGGGAFDVCGKELDGFSPPTKPKAEKITG from the exons TAATGGACACCAAGGCAGTATTTACTGCCCTTTATGATGTGTGTGAAGAGAATGCCACCTTCTTCTCCGGGGCCACCAAAGGCCAAGCCGGAGATGCCACTCAGCGCCTGGTGGATTCCATGAGGACCATTCAGGAACATGCACGTGGCCTGGAGCCTGTCATCATTGGATTTGCTGGCATCTACCACCATTTTGACTTTGACCCTCATATTCCTGCCAATGGATATCGTTCTCTTGTTAAG GTTGTGCGCTGTTGCATCCTGCACATTATCCACAAAGGCCGGTATATCACTTCCAACAGACGAAGCATCTTCTTCCGTGCGAGTCACAATGCAGCGGAGATGGAGGCATACTGCAGCGCTCTCTGTCAGCTTAGGGCACTCCTCTATCTAGCTCAGAGATTGCTGCATGACAACAGCCATGGCAATCTCTTTTTCCAGGAGGAAAGTGGCCTCAGTCAGAGCTTCCTAAGAGAGTACGCCTCTATGCACAAGGGGTGCTTCTACGGCCGCTGTGTCGGATTTCAG TTTACGCCTTCCATTCGTCCATCCCTTCAGTCAATTACTATAGGCCTGGTTGCTTTTGGAGAGAACTACAAGAAGCACCAATCTGGCATAG GGGTAGCAGCCAGTTCGTTCTTCACCTCTGGGAAATATGCTATTGACCCTGAACTCAGAGGTCAGGAGTATGAACGCATTACTCAAAACCTGGACGTTCATTTTTGGAAGACATTCTGGAACATTACAGAGACTGAAATTCTGTCG AGTCTAGTGTGTATGACGGCCACACAGGTGAAGGTAAATCAAGCTCTTTCCGTCCCTCCTGTCCCCTTCGATCTGCCGTTGGCGTCAAATCCCACCCGCACAGTGACTGTGTCTCCTCCAACATCTCACATTGGTTTGGGGCCTGTGCAGATGAGATTGATCTCTCATGAGCTGAGAGAAGGACAG GACAGTGAGAAATTACTAGCAATGTGTCGCTCAGAGGGAGGTCCCATCTCAATTTCCTTAAGCCTGAAGACTAAGCGCAGTCCTCCTTCACCCTGGCTGCTGGTGCACTTCCATGGAGGAGGCTTTGTGGCACAAACTTCCAAATCGCATGAG CCCTATCTGAGGGGCTGGTCTCAAGACCTGAATGCACCCATCCTCTCAGTGGACTACTCGCTGGCTCCTGAGGCTCCATTTCCCCGGGCTTTAGAGGAATGCTTTTATGCCTACTGCTGGGCCATCAAGAACCACAACCTACTGG GTTGGACTGGCGAGCGTGTGTGTTTGGCTGGTGACAGTGCAGGGGGAAACCTGTGTCTGACCGTGTCGATGAGGGCAGCATCTCACGGCGTGCGTATGCCAGATGGTATCGTGGCCGCATACCCTGCCACTCTCCTCACCGCGTATGCCTCGCCCTCCCGTCTTCTCACCCTCATGGACCCTCTGCTGCCCCTCAGTGTGCTCTCACGTTGCCTCAGCGCATATGCAG GTACAGACCCACAGGTGGAGAAGCAGGTGGAGACTTTGAGCACTTTGAGTATGGTGCGCAGAGATACTGCCCTGCTCCTCCGAGACATCAAACAGGGGGCCACCAACTGGATCCATTCCTTTTTAGATAGAGGAACTGCAG ATTCGGTTAGACAGAGCGTATCAGAGGCATCTCTGACCTCTCCGCATGCAGATCCTCCGGTGCCTGCTGAATCTAAGTACTCTCTGGAGAAAGTCTCTATGAAGAGTCAAACATGCCAAGACTTGGGCATCCACATGAACAGCAACCCCAGCGAGGAAAAAAATGCCAACCATCTTTCCGCCACCACGGCCAACCACAGCTCCATCCTTGACATCACCCTGACACCTGAGAGCAAG CCAGGGGACGTGAGTTTCTTCCTCTGTAAAGAAGTGGATCCTGTCGTGTCAGAATCCTTTTCGTCAGTGGCCATTCCGCCCCCTGATGGTGAGGAGGACTCTGAGAACCCCCGGGAGTTTCCAGTGGACTTTGAGCCTCTGCGCTCAGAGCAGTTAGCAGAAATGACGGTACAAAATTCGCCTATCGTCAGGAACCCCTACATGTCACCTCTTCTAGCTCCAGACAGCATGCTAAAGGGTCTCCCTCCTGTACACATAGTG GCCTGTCATCTGGACCCCATGCTGGACGACTCTGTGATGTTTGCCAAAAGACTGCGAAATATCGGCCAGCCGGTGACCCTGTGTGTCGTAGATGACCTTCCACATGGCTTTCTCAGTCTGTCTCAACTTTCAAGAGAGACTCGGGAGGCTACTAACATATGCATGGAGCGAATTAAGGATGTCTTTACCATGAAAGACCCTCCTCCGGAGATGCGGAAGCACCGCAAACTAGAACGGACCAATCAGATGGGTTCTGCTAACAAGAGCGACCAAGTTCAGCTTTCGCAAGCGGCTGCACAGGAGGATGAAGAGGAGGGGTTAGTTGTTGGGGGAGGAGCTTTTGATGTATGCGGGAAGGAGCTTGATGGGTTTTCCCCTCCCACTAAACCTAAAGCCGAAAAGATTACAGGGTAG
- the lipeb gene encoding hormone-sensitive lipase isoform X1: protein MASAKKTGSGVLEKAVNRRRSSKHKEGPIVMDTKAVFTALYDVCEENATFFSGATKGQAGDATQRLVDSMRTIQEHARGLEPVIIGFAGIYHHFDFDPHIPANGYRSLVKVVRCCILHIIHKGRYITSNRRSIFFRASHNAAEMEAYCSALCQLRALLYLAQRLLHDNSHGNLFFQEESGLSQSFLREYASMHKGCFYGRCVGFQFTPSIRPSLQSITIGLVAFGENYKKHQSGIGVAASSFFTSGKYAIDPELRGQEYERITQNLDVHFWKTFWNITETEILSSLVCMTATQVKVNQALSVPPVPFDLPLASNPTRTVTVSPPTSHIGLGPVQMRLISHELREGQDSEKLLAMCRSEGGPISISLSLKTKRSPPSPWLLVHFHGGGFVAQTSKSHEPYLRGWSQDLNAPILSVDYSLAPEAPFPRALEECFYAYCWAIKNHNLLGWTGERVCLAGDSAGGNLCLTVSMRAASHGVRMPDGIVAAYPATLLTAYASPSRLLTLMDPLLPLSVLSRCLSAYAGTDPQVEKQVETLSTLSMVRRDTALLLRDIKQGATNWIHSFLDRGTADSVRQSVSEASLTSPHADPPVPAESKYSLEKVSMKSQTCQDLGIHMNSNPSEEKNANHLSATTANHSSILDITLTPESKPGDVSFFLCKEVDPVVSESFSSVAIPPPDGEEDSENPREFPVDFEPLRSEQLAEMTVQNSPIVRNPYMSPLLAPDSMLKGLPPVHIVACHLDPMLDDSVMFAKRLRNIGQPVTLCVVDDLPHGFLSLSQLSRETREATNICMERIKDVFTMKDPPPEMRKHRKLERTNQMGSANKSDQVQLSQAAAQEDEEEGLVVGGGAFDVCGKELDGFSPPTKPKAEKITG, encoded by the exons TAATGGACACCAAGGCAGTATTTACTGCCCTTTATGATGTGTGTGAAGAGAATGCCACCTTCTTCTCCGGGGCCACCAAAGGCCAAGCCGGAGATGCCACTCAGCGCCTGGTGGATTCCATGAGGACCATTCAGGAACATGCACGTGGCCTGGAGCCTGTCATCATTGGATTTGCTGGCATCTACCACCATTTTGACTTTGACCCTCATATTCCTGCCAATGGATATCGTTCTCTTGTTAAG GTTGTGCGCTGTTGCATCCTGCACATTATCCACAAAGGCCGGTATATCACTTCCAACAGACGAAGCATCTTCTTCCGTGCGAGTCACAATGCAGCGGAGATGGAGGCATACTGCAGCGCTCTCTGTCAGCTTAGGGCACTCCTCTATCTAGCTCAGAGATTGCTGCATGACAACAGCCATGGCAATCTCTTTTTCCAGGAGGAAAGTGGCCTCAGTCAGAGCTTCCTAAGAGAGTACGCCTCTATGCACAAGGGGTGCTTCTACGGCCGCTGTGTCGGATTTCAG TTTACGCCTTCCATTCGTCCATCCCTTCAGTCAATTACTATAGGCCTGGTTGCTTTTGGAGAGAACTACAAGAAGCACCAATCTGGCATAG GGGTAGCAGCCAGTTCGTTCTTCACCTCTGGGAAATATGCTATTGACCCTGAACTCAGAGGTCAGGAGTATGAACGCATTACTCAAAACCTGGACGTTCATTTTTGGAAGACATTCTGGAACATTACAGAGACTGAAATTCTGTCG AGTCTAGTGTGTATGACGGCCACACAGGTGAAGGTAAATCAAGCTCTTTCCGTCCCTCCTGTCCCCTTCGATCTGCCGTTGGCGTCAAATCCCACCCGCACAGTGACTGTGTCTCCTCCAACATCTCACATTGGTTTGGGGCCTGTGCAGATGAGATTGATCTCTCATGAGCTGAGAGAAGGACAG GACAGTGAGAAATTACTAGCAATGTGTCGCTCAGAGGGAGGTCCCATCTCAATTTCCTTAAGCCTGAAGACTAAGCGCAGTCCTCCTTCACCCTGGCTGCTGGTGCACTTCCATGGAGGAGGCTTTGTGGCACAAACTTCCAAATCGCATGAG CCCTATCTGAGGGGCTGGTCTCAAGACCTGAATGCACCCATCCTCTCAGTGGACTACTCGCTGGCTCCTGAGGCTCCATTTCCCCGGGCTTTAGAGGAATGCTTTTATGCCTACTGCTGGGCCATCAAGAACCACAACCTACTGG GTTGGACTGGCGAGCGTGTGTGTTTGGCTGGTGACAGTGCAGGGGGAAACCTGTGTCTGACCGTGTCGATGAGGGCAGCATCTCACGGCGTGCGTATGCCAGATGGTATCGTGGCCGCATACCCTGCCACTCTCCTCACCGCGTATGCCTCGCCCTCCCGTCTTCTCACCCTCATGGACCCTCTGCTGCCCCTCAGTGTGCTCTCACGTTGCCTCAGCGCATATGCAG GTACAGACCCACAGGTGGAGAAGCAGGTGGAGACTTTGAGCACTTTGAGTATGGTGCGCAGAGATACTGCCCTGCTCCTCCGAGACATCAAACAGGGGGCCACCAACTGGATCCATTCCTTTTTAGATAGAGGAACTGCAG ATTCGGTTAGACAGAGCGTATCAGAGGCATCTCTGACCTCTCCGCATGCAGATCCTCCGGTGCCTGCTGAATCTAAGTACTCTCTGGAGAAAGTCTCTATGAAGAGTCAAACATGCCAAGACTTGGGCATCCACATGAACAGCAACCCCAGCGAGGAAAAAAATGCCAACCATCTTTCCGCCACCACGGCCAACCACAGCTCCATCCTTGACATCACCCTGACACCTGAGAGCAAG CCAGGGGACGTGAGTTTCTTCCTCTGTAAAGAAGTGGATCCTGTCGTGTCAGAATCCTTTTCGTCAGTGGCCATTCCGCCCCCTGATGGTGAGGAGGACTCTGAGAACCCCCGGGAGTTTCCAGTGGACTTTGAGCCTCTGCGCTCAGAGCAGTTAGCAGAAATGACGGTACAAAATTCGCCTATCGTCAGGAACCCCTACATGTCACCTCTTCTAGCTCCAGACAGCATGCTAAAGGGTCTCCCTCCTGTACACATAGTG GCCTGTCATCTGGACCCCATGCTGGACGACTCTGTGATGTTTGCCAAAAGACTGCGAAATATCGGCCAGCCGGTGACCCTGTGTGTCGTAGATGACCTTCCACATGGCTTTCTCAGTCTGTCTCAACTTTCAAGAGAGACTCGGGAGGCTACTAACATATGCATGGAGCGAATTAAGGATGTCTTTACCATGAAAGACCCTCCTCCGGAGATGCGGAAGCACCGCAAACTAGAACGGACCAATCAGATGGGTTCTGCTAACAAGAGCGACCAAGTTCAGCTTTCGCAAGCGGCTGCACAGGAGGATGAAGAGGAGGGGTTAGTTGTTGGGGGAGGAGCTTTTGATGTATGCGGGAAGGAGCTTGATGGGTTTTCCCCTCCCACTAAACCTAAAGCCGAAAAGATTACAGGGTAG
- the lipeb gene encoding hormone-sensitive lipase isoform X3 — protein sequence MDTKAVFTALYDVCEENATFFSGATKGQAGDATQRLVDSMRTIQEHARGLEPVIIGFAGIYHHFDFDPHIPANGYRSLVKVVRCCILHIIHKGRYITSNRRSIFFRASHNAAEMEAYCSALCQLRALLYLAQRLLHDNSHGNLFFQEESGLSQSFLREYASMHKGCFYGRCVGFQFTPSIRPSLQSITIGLVAFGENYKKHQSGIGVAASSFFTSGKYAIDPELRGQEYERITQNLDVHFWKTFWNITETEILSSLVCMTATQVKVNQALSVPPVPFDLPLASNPTRTVTVSPPTSHIGLGPVQMRLISHELREGQDSEKLLAMCRSEGGPISISLSLKTKRSPPSPWLLVHFHGGGFVAQTSKSHEPYLRGWSQDLNAPILSVDYSLAPEAPFPRALEECFYAYCWAIKNHNLLGWTGERVCLAGDSAGGNLCLTVSMRAASHGVRMPDGIVAAYPATLLTAYASPSRLLTLMDPLLPLSVLSRCLSAYAGTDPQVEKQVETLSTLSMVRRDTALLLRDIKQGATNWIHSFLDRGTADSVRQSVSEASLTSPHADPPVPAESKYSLEKVSMKSQTCQDLGIHMNSNPSEEKNANHLSATTANHSSILDITLTPESKPGDVSFFLCKEVDPVVSESFSSVAIPPPDGEEDSENPREFPVDFEPLRSEQLAEMTVQNSPIVRNPYMSPLLAPDSMLKGLPPVHIVACHLDPMLDDSVMFAKRLRNIGQPVTLCVVDDLPHGFLSLSQLSRETREATNICMERIKDVFTMKDPPPEMRKHRKLERTNQMGSANKSDQVQLSQAAAQEDEEEGLVVGGGAFDVCGKELDGFSPPTKPKAEKITG from the exons ATGGACACCAAGGCAGTATTTACTGCCCTTTATGATGTGTGTGAAGAGAATGCCACCTTCTTCTCCGGGGCCACCAAAGGCCAAGCCGGAGATGCCACTCAGCGCCTGGTGGATTCCATGAGGACCATTCAGGAACATGCACGTGGCCTGGAGCCTGTCATCATTGGATTTGCTGGCATCTACCACCATTTTGACTTTGACCCTCATATTCCTGCCAATGGATATCGTTCTCTTGTTAAG GTTGTGCGCTGTTGCATCCTGCACATTATCCACAAAGGCCGGTATATCACTTCCAACAGACGAAGCATCTTCTTCCGTGCGAGTCACAATGCAGCGGAGATGGAGGCATACTGCAGCGCTCTCTGTCAGCTTAGGGCACTCCTCTATCTAGCTCAGAGATTGCTGCATGACAACAGCCATGGCAATCTCTTTTTCCAGGAGGAAAGTGGCCTCAGTCAGAGCTTCCTAAGAGAGTACGCCTCTATGCACAAGGGGTGCTTCTACGGCCGCTGTGTCGGATTTCAG TTTACGCCTTCCATTCGTCCATCCCTTCAGTCAATTACTATAGGCCTGGTTGCTTTTGGAGAGAACTACAAGAAGCACCAATCTGGCATAG GGGTAGCAGCCAGTTCGTTCTTCACCTCTGGGAAATATGCTATTGACCCTGAACTCAGAGGTCAGGAGTATGAACGCATTACTCAAAACCTGGACGTTCATTTTTGGAAGACATTCTGGAACATTACAGAGACTGAAATTCTGTCG AGTCTAGTGTGTATGACGGCCACACAGGTGAAGGTAAATCAAGCTCTTTCCGTCCCTCCTGTCCCCTTCGATCTGCCGTTGGCGTCAAATCCCACCCGCACAGTGACTGTGTCTCCTCCAACATCTCACATTGGTTTGGGGCCTGTGCAGATGAGATTGATCTCTCATGAGCTGAGAGAAGGACAG GACAGTGAGAAATTACTAGCAATGTGTCGCTCAGAGGGAGGTCCCATCTCAATTTCCTTAAGCCTGAAGACTAAGCGCAGTCCTCCTTCACCCTGGCTGCTGGTGCACTTCCATGGAGGAGGCTTTGTGGCACAAACTTCCAAATCGCATGAG CCCTATCTGAGGGGCTGGTCTCAAGACCTGAATGCACCCATCCTCTCAGTGGACTACTCGCTGGCTCCTGAGGCTCCATTTCCCCGGGCTTTAGAGGAATGCTTTTATGCCTACTGCTGGGCCATCAAGAACCACAACCTACTGG GTTGGACTGGCGAGCGTGTGTGTTTGGCTGGTGACAGTGCAGGGGGAAACCTGTGTCTGACCGTGTCGATGAGGGCAGCATCTCACGGCGTGCGTATGCCAGATGGTATCGTGGCCGCATACCCTGCCACTCTCCTCACCGCGTATGCCTCGCCCTCCCGTCTTCTCACCCTCATGGACCCTCTGCTGCCCCTCAGTGTGCTCTCACGTTGCCTCAGCGCATATGCAG GTACAGACCCACAGGTGGAGAAGCAGGTGGAGACTTTGAGCACTTTGAGTATGGTGCGCAGAGATACTGCCCTGCTCCTCCGAGACATCAAACAGGGGGCCACCAACTGGATCCATTCCTTTTTAGATAGAGGAACTGCAG ATTCGGTTAGACAGAGCGTATCAGAGGCATCTCTGACCTCTCCGCATGCAGATCCTCCGGTGCCTGCTGAATCTAAGTACTCTCTGGAGAAAGTCTCTATGAAGAGTCAAACATGCCAAGACTTGGGCATCCACATGAACAGCAACCCCAGCGAGGAAAAAAATGCCAACCATCTTTCCGCCACCACGGCCAACCACAGCTCCATCCTTGACATCACCCTGACACCTGAGAGCAAG CCAGGGGACGTGAGTTTCTTCCTCTGTAAAGAAGTGGATCCTGTCGTGTCAGAATCCTTTTCGTCAGTGGCCATTCCGCCCCCTGATGGTGAGGAGGACTCTGAGAACCCCCGGGAGTTTCCAGTGGACTTTGAGCCTCTGCGCTCAGAGCAGTTAGCAGAAATGACGGTACAAAATTCGCCTATCGTCAGGAACCCCTACATGTCACCTCTTCTAGCTCCAGACAGCATGCTAAAGGGTCTCCCTCCTGTACACATAGTG GCCTGTCATCTGGACCCCATGCTGGACGACTCTGTGATGTTTGCCAAAAGACTGCGAAATATCGGCCAGCCGGTGACCCTGTGTGTCGTAGATGACCTTCCACATGGCTTTCTCAGTCTGTCTCAACTTTCAAGAGAGACTCGGGAGGCTACTAACATATGCATGGAGCGAATTAAGGATGTCTTTACCATGAAAGACCCTCCTCCGGAGATGCGGAAGCACCGCAAACTAGAACGGACCAATCAGATGGGTTCTGCTAACAAGAGCGACCAAGTTCAGCTTTCGCAAGCGGCTGCACAGGAGGATGAAGAGGAGGGGTTAGTTGTTGGGGGAGGAGCTTTTGATGTATGCGGGAAGGAGCTTGATGGGTTTTCCCCTCCCACTAAACCTAAAGCCGAAAAGATTACAGGGTAG